A region of Rattus rattus isolate New Zealand chromosome 7, Rrattus_CSIRO_v1, whole genome shotgun sequence DNA encodes the following proteins:
- the LOC116905813 gene encoding LOW QUALITY PROTEIN: acyl-coenzyme A thioesterase 6-like (The sequence of the model RefSeq protein was modified relative to this genomic sequence to represent the inferred CDS: inserted 1 base in 1 codon): MAATLILEPAGRSCWDEPLSIVLSGLAPEQSVTLRSALRDEKGTLFRAHALYRADAQGELNLALAPALGGSFTGLEPMGLIWAMEPERPFWRLIKRDVQTPFVVELEVLDGHEPDGGQRLAQAVHERHFMVPGVRRVPVREGRVRATLFLPPGEGQFSGIIDLYGSNGGLREYRASLLAGHGFAVLALAYFQFEDLPESLSQVHLEYFEEAXTFMLHHPQVKGPNIGLLGISKGGDLCLSMAAFLKDKITATVLINACVANTLAPLYYKDMFIPNLGYDLTKHKILESGLLDLGDIWNNPLEEPNHQSLISLEKAQGPFLFIVGMDDHSWKSDVYARIASRRLQAHGKDRPQIIYYPKSGHCIDPPYFPPPIAFVPMAVSEPILSGGEPRAQSRAQLDAWQRIQTFFRKYLNGEKPARHSKM; encoded by the exons ATGGCGGCGACGCTTATTCTGGAGCCCGCCGGCCGCAGCTGCTGGGATGAGCCGCTGAGCATCGTCCTGAGCGGCCTGGCCCCCGAGCAGTCTGTCACACTACGCTCGGCCCTGCGCGACGAGAAGGGCACGCTCTTCCGAGCCCACGCGCTCTACCGCGCTGATGCCCAAGGAGAGCTGAACCTGGCGCTCGCTCCCGCGCTGGGCGGCAGCTTCACGGGGCTGGAGCCCATGGGACTGATCTGGGCCATGGAGCCCGAACGGCCTTTCTGGCGTTTGATCAAGCGCGACGTGCAGACGCCCTTCGTGGTGGAGCTGGAGGTGCTGGACGGACACGAGCCCGACGGCGGACAGCGGCTTGCACAGGCGGTGCACGAGCGTCACTTCATGGTTCCCGGGGTGCGGCGCGTGCCGGTGCGCGAGGGCAGGGTGCGCGCCACGCTCTTCCTGCCCCCAG GCGAGGGCCAGTTCTCTGGGATTATTGACTTGTATGGAAGTAACGGTGGCTTACGTGAGTACAGAGCCAGCCTCCTGGCTGGGCATGGTTTTGCTGTGCTTGCTCTGGCTTATTTCCAATTTGAAGACCTCCCTGAATCTTTGAGCCAAGTGCATCTGGAGTACTTTGAAGAAG TGACCTTCATGCTGCACCATCCACAG gTGAAAGGTCCAAATATTGGGCTTCTTGGGATCTCCAAAGGCGGTGACCTGTGCCTCTCGATGGCTGCTTTCCTGAAGGACAAAATCACAGCCACTGTCCTTATAAATGCCTGTGTGGCCAACACCTTAGCCCCTCTGTATTACAAGGATATGTTTATTCCTAATCTTGGGTATGACCTAACAAAACATAAGATCTTGGAGTCAGGCCTTTTGGATTTGGGGGATATTTGGAACAACCCACTGGAGGAACCCAACCACCAAAGTCTTATTTCATTGGAGAAGGCCCAGGGACCCTTCTTGTTTATTGTGGGCATGGATGATCATAGCTGGAAAAGTGACGTCTATGCTCGTATAGCCAGTAGACGTCTACAAGCCCACGGAAAAGACAGACCCCAGATAATCTACTATCCAAAAAGTGGTCACTGTATTGACCCACCCTATTTTCCTCCTCCCATAGCCTTTGTACCTATGGCGGTGAGTGAACCGATACTCTCGGGAGGTGAGCCAAGGGCTCAGTCAAGGGCACAGCTGGATGCCTGGCAACGCATTCAAACTTTCTTCCGAAAGTATCTCAATGGTGAAAAACCTGCCAGGCATAGCAAAATGTAA